From a region of the Balaenoptera acutorostrata chromosome 14, mBalAcu1.1, whole genome shotgun sequence genome:
- the CCR6 gene encoding C-C chemokine receptor type 6 — MNSTNIYDANEDYFGLANSSDYSLDVDSFLCSLQEVRKFSGLFVPLAYSLICVSGLLGNILVVVTFAFYKKAKSMTDVYLLNMAVADILFVLTLPFWAVNHATGEWIFSNIMCKLTRGIYAINFNCGMLLLTCISLDRYIAIVQATKSFRLRSRTLAHHKVICLVVWVVSILISSSTFLFNQKYKLQGSDVCEPRYHTVSEPIRWKLLVLGLQLLFGFFIPLVFMIFCYMFIVKTLIQAQNSKRHRAIRVIIAVVLVFLACQIPHNMVLLVTAVNLGRTDRSCSSERLLGYTRNVTEVLAFLHCCLNPVLYAFVGQKFRSYFLKIMKDLWCVRRKQKSPGFSCSRLHSDNFISRQNSETADNDNPSSFTM, encoded by the coding sequence ATGAATTCCACCAACATCTACGACGCAAATGAGGATTATTTTGGGTTGGCTAATAGTTCAGATTATTCACTCGATGTTGATAGCTTTCTGTGTTCCTTGCAAGAGGTCAGAAAGTTCTCTGGGCTATTTGTGCCACTCGCTTACTCCTTGATATGTGTCTCTGGCCTCCTGGGCAATATTTTGGTGGTGGTCACCTTTGCTTTTTATAAGAAAGCCAAGTCTATGACAGACGTTTATCTCTTGAACATGGCTGTCGCAGACATACTCTTTGTCCTTACCCTCCCGTTCTGGGCAGTCAACCATGCTACTGGCGAGTGGATTTTCAGCAACATCATGTGCAAACTGACCCGGGGCATCTACGCCATCAACTTTAACTGCGGGATGCTGCTCCTGACCTGTATCAGCCTGGACCGCTACATCGCCATCGTGCAGGCCACCAAGTCCTTCCGGCTCCGGTCCAGAACCTTGGCTCACCACAAAGTGATCTGTTTGGTCGTGTGGGTGGTGTCGATCCTCATCTCCAGCTCGACCTTCTTGTTCAACCAGAAATACAAGCTACAAGGCAGCGACGTCTGCGAGCCCAGGTACCACACCGTCTCCGAGCCAATCCGCTGGAAGCTGCTGGTGCTGGGACTTCAGCTGCTCTTCGGCTTCTTCATCCCGCTGGTGTTTATGATATTTTGCTACATGTTTATCGTCAAGACCTTAATTCAAGCTCAGAATTCTAAAAGGCACAGAGCCATCCGCGTGATCATAGCCGTGGTCCTTGTCTTCCTGGCTTGCCAGATCCCGCATAACATGGTGCTTCTTGTGACCGCCGTCAACCTGGGCAGGACAGACCGCTCATGCAGCAGCGAGAGGCTGCTGGGCTACACCAGGAACGTCACCGAGGTCCTGGCTTTCCTGCACTGCTGCCTCAACCCGGTGCTCTATGCCTTTGTCGGTCAGAAGTTTAGGAGCTACTTTCTGAAGATCATGAAGGACCTGTGGTGTGTGAGGAGGAAGCAGAAGTCGCCGGGCTTCTCCTGCTCCCGGCTGCACTCGGACAACTTCATCTCCCGGCAGAACAGCGAGACCGCGGATAATGACAACCCGTCCTCCTTCACCATGTGA
- the GPR31 gene encoding 12-(S)-hydroxy-5,8,10,14-eicosatetraenoic acid receptor — translation MLPPNCSVAHSYAAEVATALLLLLECALGTLGNAVALWTFFFRLKVWKPYAVYLFNLVLADLLLAACLPFHATFYLRHKTWGLGRASCQGMLFLRSLCRGAGVAFLTAVALDRYLRVVHSRLKVNLLSLRAAWGISILVWLMMAALTLTHQSVFLSEAECPSSEPRTESSFSLIWQEALFFLQFILAFGLILFCSAGLIRTLQKRLRDPHKQPKLQRAQALVATVGVLFTLCFLPSFLARILLAIFRGALSCGVLSSMVHAADVTGSLTYLQGVLNPVVYCFSNPTFRRSYRKLFYTLTLRGRKQEAEAPGCELRDSYS, via the coding sequence GCTCGGTGGCGCACAGCTACGCGGCGGAGGTGGCCACAgccttgctgctgctgctggagtgTGCCCTGGGCACGCTGGGCAACGCCGTGGCGCTCTGGACCTTCTTCTTCCGTCTGAAGGTGTGGAAGCCCTACGCCGTCTACCTGTTCAACCTGGTCCTAGCGGACCTCCTGCTGGCTGCCTGCCTGCCCTTTCACGCCACCTTCTACCTGCGGCACAAGACCTGGGGCCTGGGACGTGCGTCTTGCCAAGGGATGCTCTTCCTGCGGTCCCTGTGCCGCGGGGCGGGTGTGGCCTTCCTCACCGCCGTGGCCCTGGACCGCTACCTCCGGGTGGTCCACTCGCGGCTCAAGGTCAACCTTCTGTCCCTGCGGGCGGCCTGGGGGATCTCGATCCTGGTCTGGCTCATGATGGCAGCCCTCACCCTCACCCACCAAAGCGTGTTCCTCTCTGAGGCCGAGTGCCCCAGTTCCGAGCCCAGGACGGAGTCCTCCTTCAGTCTGATCTGGCAGGAAGCCCTCTTCTTCCTCCAGTTTATCCTTGCCTTCGGCCTCATCCTGTTCTGCAGTGCCGGCCTCATCAGGACTCTCCAGAAGCGGCTCCGAGACCCACACAAGCAGCCCAAGCTGCAGAGGGCCCAGGCGCTGGTGGCCACGGTTGGGGTGCTGTTCACGCTGTGCTTTCTGCCCAGCTTCCTGGCCCGCATCCTACTGGCCATCTTCCGAGGGGCGCTCAGCTGCGGGGTCCTGAGCTCCATGGTCCACGCTGCTGACGTGACCGGCAGCCTCACCTACCTGCAGGGCGTGCTGAACCCGGTGGTGTACTGCTTCTCGAACCCCACCTTCAGACGTTCCTACCGCAAGCTCTTCTACACCCTCACCCTCAGGGGCCGAAAGCAGGAAGCAGAGGCTCCGGGCTGTGAGCTCAGAGACTCTTACTCCTGA